In Miniphocaeibacter halophilus, the following proteins share a genomic window:
- a CDS encoding septum formation initiator family protein yields MEARSFEYYYEEIEEDIVVPKKRIKKRKKNLNRQYNKTKTINRAQTKSAINAKKLIISIYGIVNLLLIAITLYGYITLSNASLEITQIKSDITEMETIRDQYKMEIAKYSSSERIEEIAKYNLGMSYPEENQFYYLSNKNNYDNIDSKDKNEELLLAGVKDKTEYEKE; encoded by the coding sequence ATGGAGGCACGTAGTTTTGAATATTACTATGAGGAAATTGAAGAGGATATAGTAGTTCCTAAAAAAAGAATAAAAAAAAGAAAAAAGAATTTAAATAGGCAATACAATAAAACAAAAACCATTAATAGAGCACAAACCAAAAGTGCAATAAATGCAAAGAAGTTAATAATTTCTATTTACGGTATTGTTAACTTGTTGTTAATAGCCATAACCTTATATGGTTACATTACATTGAGTAATGCTAGTTTGGAAATAACACAAATAAAATCCGATATAACTGAAATGGAAACTATAAGGGATCAATATAAGATGGAAATAGCAAAGTACTCATCTTCTGAAAGAATTGAAGAAATAGCTAAATATAATTTAGGAATGTCTTATCCTGAAGAAAATCAATTTTATTATTTATCTAATAAGAATAACTATGATAATATAGATAGCAAAGATAAAAATGAAGAATTATTGTTAGCAGGAGTAAAAGATAAGACAGAATATGAAAAAGAATAA
- a CDS encoding penicillin-binding transpeptidase domain-containing protein — MKKNKNFSKLQKTFQNRTIAIFLISLFIVAIFAVRLIWLYNSEYRVRAAEQRQKTIEIPAHRGNILDSNGNILAESVKVNVLYYIPEKISQQQRDVLINGLSRILNINTDEINEIINSDSTVRIADGLKKKQVDEIKELKLNCLSISVENKRYYPGSPSLSYILGFVDKDSDGMYGVEKYYNEDLKGKPGLNIFSGTREGNPIAFEKNKKLNAVEGKNIKLNIDENINVIVANVAKEAYEKYQPKSLSIIVSEPKTNKIVAMENFPRYDSNNPRQGRTKEESNELETLSEDEKVEKYYDIWRNIAISDTYEPGSVFKLITTAIALEENTANEKSIYKCEGIYTDIPGVKIKCIRWYDPHGDQTVEEALANSCNPAYVRIAQDIGYAKFYEYIKSFGFGEVTGIDINGEAKGIIPKSAESINSTQLATMSYGHGIAVTPIQMITAANAIVNGGYIIEPKVVKEIEGKEDKEGPAVKRQVISEETSKRMLALLANNVENGAASGVKSSNYKVGGKSGTTIKIEDGKYTSEKVVASFYSTFPIDNPKYSVLVVVDEPQGSNSGNAVSGSISKEINNQIVKYKNLEDHSYTAGEIEESTVPDLIGLSLKNAVKLLEKNDLKANIVNTSLSDSIIITNQSIEAGTKVEKNSTVDLKADDSGTSLIKVPDLIGMSKSEVNIEVGSLDIEIKNKGNIEEGKVSKTIPEYNEFIEPGSKLEVIYESD, encoded by the coding sequence ATGAAAAAGAATAAGAATTTTTCAAAGTTACAAAAAACATTTCAAAATAGAACTATTGCTATTTTTTTAATATCCTTATTTATAGTGGCTATTTTTGCAGTTAGGCTTATATGGTTATACAATTCTGAATACAGAGTAAGAGCAGCTGAACAAAGACAAAAAACCATTGAAATACCAGCCCATAGAGGAAATATTTTAGATAGTAATGGAAATATATTAGCAGAGTCGGTAAAAGTAAATGTATTGTACTATATACCTGAAAAAATTTCTCAACAACAAAGGGATGTTTTAATTAATGGCTTAAGTAGAATATTAAATATTAATACAGACGAAATAAATGAAATAATAAATAGTGACTCTACAGTTAGAATTGCAGATGGATTAAAAAAGAAACAAGTAGATGAAATTAAGGAGTTAAAATTAAATTGTTTATCCATTTCTGTTGAAAATAAAAGATATTATCCTGGAAGCCCTTCTTTGTCATATATACTTGGTTTTGTAGACAAGGATAGTGATGGTATGTACGGAGTGGAAAAGTACTATAATGAAGATTTAAAGGGGAAACCCGGTTTAAATATTTTTTCAGGAACAAGAGAAGGCAATCCTATAGCTTTTGAAAAAAACAAGAAACTCAACGCTGTTGAGGGAAAGAATATAAAATTAAACATTGATGAAAACATCAATGTTATTGTTGCTAATGTCGCAAAAGAAGCTTATGAAAAATATCAACCGAAGAGTTTGTCGATTATTGTAAGTGAGCCAAAAACCAATAAAATTGTAGCTATGGAAAATTTTCCGAGGTATGATTCAAATAATCCAAGGCAAGGGCGAACTAAAGAAGAAAGCAATGAATTAGAAACTCTTTCTGAAGATGAAAAAGTTGAAAAATATTATGATATTTGGCGAAATATTGCAATAAGTGATACATATGAACCTGGTTCTGTATTTAAATTGATTACAACAGCAATTGCACTTGAAGAAAATACTGCAAATGAAAAATCTATCTATAAGTGTGAAGGTATTTATACAGATATTCCTGGAGTAAAAATAAAATGTATAAGATGGTATGATCCTCACGGCGATCAAACTGTGGAAGAAGCATTGGCAAATTCTTGTAATCCGGCCTATGTTAGAATAGCTCAGGATATAGGATATGCAAAATTTTATGAATATATAAAGTCCTTTGGCTTTGGTGAAGTAACAGGTATAGATATTAATGGAGAAGCTAAGGGGATAATTCCTAAAAGTGCAGAATCTATTAATTCTACACAATTGGCAACAATGTCTTATGGACATGGTATAGCTGTAACACCAATTCAAATGATTACTGCAGCAAATGCTATTGTTAACGGAGGCTATATTATAGAGCCAAAGGTTGTCAAAGAAATAGAAGGAAAAGAAGACAAAGAAGGACCTGCTGTAAAAAGACAGGTGATTTCTGAAGAGACGAGTAAGAGAATGCTTGCTTTACTAGCTAATAATGTTGAAAATGGAGCAGCTAGTGGAGTTAAGTCATCTAATTATAAAGTTGGTGGGAAATCAGGTACAACAATAAAAATAGAAGACGGAAAATATACTTCTGAAAAAGTAGTTGCTTCTTTTTATTCGACATTTCCAATTGACAATCCTAAATATTCGGTATTGGTAGTTGTTGATGAACCACAGGGAAGTAATTCAGGAAATGCTGTTTCAGGTTCTATTTCTAAAGAAATAAATAATCAAATAGTAAAATATAAAAATTTAGAAGATCATAGTTATACTGCAGGGGAAATAGAAGAGTCAACAGTACCGGACTTAATAGGTTTATCGTTAAAAAATGCAGTAAAACTACTAGAAAAAAATGATTTGAAGGCGAATATAGTAAACACTTCATTAAGTGATTCAATTATAATTACAAATCAGTCTATTGAAGCTGGTACCAAAGTCGAAAAAAATTCTACAGTTGATTTAAAGGCTGATGATTCAGGAACTTCTTTAATAAAAGTGCCGGATTTAATAGGTATGTCTAAGTCAGAGGTTAATATTGAAGTTGGAAGCTTAGATATAGAAATAAAAAATAAGGGAAATATTGAAGAGGGAAAGGTAAGTAAAACTATACCTGAATATAATGAATTTATAGAACCGGGAAGTAAATTAGAAGTTATATATGAAAGTGATTAA
- the mraY gene encoding phospho-N-acetylmuramoyl-pentapeptide-transferase has protein sequence MENIKSDLLLPLGVSIIISLILGKIVIKILKKAHIGQSIREDGPKAHYSKAGTPTMGGIIFVFSTLITLAIFKGYSFENILIVLGMLGFGLVGFVDDFFKLVMKRSLGLTEMQKIIFQIIISFALIFLASQVSIKPIGTFIIPFINIELNLGVFAYPILAFIMIGTVNATNITDGLDGLATSVTIPVFIALTIIAINFNSNISLFSIIFTGALIGFLVYNSNPASVFMGDTGSMAIGGALVMACIIFNMSLYLIILGGVYVMETMSVIIQVISYKTRNKKRVFLMSPIHHHFELKGYKEQKIVTSFTILSTILSVITLLLFL, from the coding sequence ATGGAAAATATTAAAAGTGATTTACTATTGCCTTTAGGAGTTAGTATTATAATTTCCTTAATTTTAGGTAAAATAGTAATTAAAATTTTAAAAAAAGCACATATAGGACAGAGTATTAGAGAAGATGGACCTAAGGCACATTATTCTAAGGCTGGTACACCAACTATGGGTGGAATTATTTTTGTTTTTTCAACTCTAATTACTTTAGCGATTTTTAAAGGATATAGTTTTGAAAATATATTAATAGTCTTAGGAATGTTAGGTTTTGGATTAGTAGGATTTGTAGATGATTTTTTCAAATTAGTAATGAAAAGATCCTTAGGACTTACTGAAATGCAAAAAATAATATTTCAAATAATAATAAGTTTTGCATTGATTTTTTTAGCATCACAAGTTTCAATTAAACCTATAGGAACTTTTATAATACCGTTTATTAACATTGAGTTAAACTTAGGGGTTTTTGCTTATCCTATACTTGCGTTTATTATGATAGGAACTGTAAATGCTACAAATATAACAGATGGTTTAGATGGCCTAGCTACTAGTGTAACTATTCCGGTTTTTATTGCTTTAACGATAATAGCAATTAATTTTAACTCTAATATAAGTTTATTTAGTATTATTTTCACAGGAGCTTTAATAGGATTTTTAGTATATAATTCCAACCCTGCATCTGTTTTTATGGGAGATACTGGTTCAATGGCAATTGGCGGAGCATTGGTAATGGCATGTATAATATTTAATATGTCCTTGTATCTTATAATACTTGGTGGAGTTTATGTAATGGAAACAATGTCGGTAATAATACAGGTAATTAGTTATAAGACAAGAAATAAAAAAAGAGTTTTTTTAATGTCACCAATTCACCATCATTTTGAATTAAAAGGATATAAGGAACAAAAAATTGTTACATCATTTACTATTTTAAGCACAATATTATCAGTAATAACTTTACTGTTATTCTTATAG